CTCTGCCTACCATATTCTCAGACTGTCCTTGTCTCTCAAGATTCATCTCATAAGAATTCAGTCAGTTTTCAGGGGGAGAGAAACTCTCTTGTAACCAAAGAAATCACGTGGCAAACATTTATTAGATAAGTAGTACACTTCTTGAATGCGCAGAAAATATTTATGAATGGTTCATGCCATTGAGATTATGTCTCATTAATAAGAGAGTTTATCTCCTTTAACAGACGAGTATTGCACTTTTAAATACGTGAGAAACATTAATTGGATTACCTGATTGTTCTTAAATAGTAGCTTAAAAACTGCAGCACAAATCATCACATATGTAATTCGGTCGTAATtcggtcgtacccagtgcacaaggctcccgctttacgcagggtctgggagaggtgaatgtcggctagcccaTCACATATGTAACTACAAAAAAATGTTATTGACTGTAAAACTTGTTGAATCATGAAAATCGTAAATACAATTGATTGCAAATGTATTCCTAGAACTTTACACACAAATCTCTgaaaaaaagtaaaacaaaaaaaaatgttacaaCATAAactcaaacccaaaaccaactccaAAACATTTGAGGTTTCAAAATTGCCCTTTCTCTACCTCAGTAAACtctttaatctttctgaaactATGAACAGAGTCCCTTTACTTCAAGGCCCTGCAGACACACCTTTAAAAAAGATGGGTGCTTCAAATGTATCGTAGCACAAAATAATGGGAAATTGCTCTGAACTTTATACTGAATTGGTATCTTCCTCTCTGGTTTTAGAAGGTTTTGCAACCCACCAAACTCTCAATCTCTTATCAAGTCCTCCACTGTACAACATGAATCCGCCACCGACGTTATTTGGTGCTGCCTGCAAGCACTTCACTGGTCCTTCATGGCCGCTAATTACCCCAACTTTACATAGCTTACCGAAAGCCTCCCTCTTCCATATGCCGATGCTCTTATCCGCCGAGCCGCTGCACAGCATCTCCCCCATCAAACACATCGACAAAACCGCCATCCCATGCGCTTTTGTTTCGCAAACCAGCTTCCAACTTACCACAAGTTTGTTTTGAACATCACCACCATTAGTACTGCAATTACTCGCTTCCCATCCCATCACAAACCCGTCAGAGCCGCCCCCATAAACCCATCTCCCATCCTCTGAAACGATCACGGAGTTAAGCGAAACATCCTTGTGCCCCTCCAGAATACCCTTCAAACAATGTgtgctcttcttcttcccctctCTTCCCCAAGCTTTGATTTTCCCATCTGCAGAAGCAGAATACACAGTCCCTTTACTTGCCACCAAGCCGTTGATTGCGTCGTCGTGAGCCTTAATCGACTCTACGCACTTCAAATCCGAGATCCTCCACACCTTGAGCGTCTTGTCCCATGAACCAGAGTAAATCAACTCGTTATGGAAAGCCAAACACGATATACTATCCGCGTGTTCGATCCACAGTCGCTTGTGATGTCTCCGAGTTTGGACATAGTTACTCTGCTTCATGAACTTCCCCAAATAGTCTTTCGTTGTGGGAAGCGTGTCGACAAGCCTAAAGACATTCTCCGACCTCCGCGAAACCTTCCAAACCCTGATCCTGCTGTCCTGGTGCGCTGTAAAAACCTTGTTCCCGACAGCAACAACCGCCTTGACGCTGCCATCGCCTTGTCCGAATTTCGTGAAAGGCCTTAAATCCGGCTGTTGCCAGACTATGATGTCTTTGCCTTGTGAGGCGCTGAGGATGAATTCACCACACAAGGCCAAGCACGAAACCGAGCCTACATGTCCGGGGAGCACCGCCAACGATCGATACGAGAAGGACCCGGATAAGGGTACGCAGGGGAATTGATACTTGACATGATCTTGGAGCGAAAAGCGGCCTGAATCCGGCGGGCTGCCATCGGCCTCGCTGCTCGTGCTGCTGCTGGTGCTTGTTGCTGAGGCAGAGAGCAAGGGAGTTGTTGAGAGACGTTTGTTTTCTAACAGAGTGGAATTCATTGGATGAAACATGgtcacacagagagagagagagagagagagagagagagagagagagagagagagagagagagagagagagagaggagaggagcGGATTAGGGAACACGGATTTCTTGGTGGAAAGATTAGGGACATATACATATTTAAATGGGGAGAGAGGGGGAGGTGCAACGGCTACTTTGACATGTAGggaagaaaattaattttaatcacGAAAACTAAAAGTAGGTTGCCATAGACATGGAGGGGACCATTCAAAACGCAGACTAtgcccttttcttttttattttgaccacatacactcttttaAAAATGAGACTCTTTAAAGAATTCCCGTCATTTCATGTTTTTTGCCCAATTTTCATACCAGCATTATAAAACTGTGACAAAAATATGAGTTGACAGAAAATCTATACAGAATTCCACCTTGAGAGAGTTTCCTTATCATTTCtatcggtaaaaaaaaaaaaaaagaattgtagagcttttatttgtttatttaattatttatagattttattgTGTTTAGACGGTTGTCCGTTGAACAATCATGGCATATTCTAAAATAATGTCCCTAAGCCAAGGAAAAAGAAGGGAAATTAAATATTTTCTCATGCCGTATGACGCAAGAAACAATTAGagaggaaaaaagaaagagaatatTTCTCATGGCGCTGCTCATGTGAATGGGGATATTTGCTTCGTTTTGGACTCcattttaaacttttgagactATTACATACTTCCGACACTATCACTATTGAGACCACCAGGCTCATTTGATCAATGTAAATCACAGTTTtggatcttttttttatttataatttgagTAGTTTAGTACCTCGACTGCTTCATTAGTTGGACCCTTGCTTTGTCAAATATCCTCCAATGTCTGATGGATTTGCCAACAAAAACGTACATACTTGATATGTGACACATTACCCGTCAAAGCTGGGAAAGTTGATAGCTTTGTTTCCACCATAAGCcactattttatttgttttttgtttttttagtacatcaatatttttacattaaaagggGGAAGAGTTCGGTCAAGTCACACAATATGCATCATAacttggtatcgaattcgtcgtccatgagattcgaacctaacgcctttcattttcaattgaagaggaatatcaccagACTGTAATACTGAGTGACTTTAAATTTATCTGTCTGTCTtggaccatctccaacccttggataatattttattgtatataaaaaaaaagtaaatgcgagttttgtttttcaagtatCATGATGATTAAAGATTCGTTTTTAATTACTGTTAAAAGGAAAGTGTTATAAAAAAATGTTCGTGGATttcaaaaagcacttaaaatacttttagttgaatatcagagtgcgcaacgaacgagactaacaaaaataataggaatattattaaactaactgagaatgccggaacggctacaaaaccctaagaactacattgtgaatagctTATTCTCAAATGAAAAATTAGcatgctatttataataaactaaccctaatcctaaaaggtaagaaatcaaaaccctaatgctaatgggctaagcccagaaaaccaaacattcaaataaactaaatactaatattttccaacaccccccgtcaaactcatggcggtatacgacatgggtttgcaaacaagcagatgcgAACTGGCTCTGTTAGGCAAACTGGTAGGCATGCAAACTttacttgacttgacttgactggacttgacttgacttgactggcGAACTTGACTTGACTGGCAAATTGGTTCTTGATTCTTGATTATTGACTTG
This region of Malus domestica chromosome 07, GDT2T_hap1 genomic DNA includes:
- the LOC103409954 gene encoding protein JINGUBANG-like, translating into MFHPMNSTLLENKRLSTTPLLSASATSTSSSTSSEADGSPPDSGRFSLQDHVKYQFPCVPLSGSFSYRSLAVLPGHVGSVSCLALCGEFILSASQGKDIIVWQQPDLRPFTKFGQGDGSVKAVVAVGNKVFTAHQDSRIRVWKVSRRSENVFRLVDTLPTTKDYLGKFMKQSNYVQTRRHHKRLWIEHADSISCLAFHNELIYSGSWDKTLKVWRISDLKCVESIKAHDDAINGLVASKGTVYSASADGKIKAWGREGKKKSTHCLKGILEGHKDVSLNSVIVSEDGRWVYGGGSDGFVMGWEASNCSTNGGDVQNKLVVSWKLVCETKAHGMAVLSMCLMGEMLCSGSADKSIGIWKREAFGKLCKVGVISGHEGPVKCLQAAPNNVGGGFMLYSGGLDKRLRVWWVAKPSKTREEDTNSV